In Streptomyces sp. NBC_01717, one DNA window encodes the following:
- the iolD gene encoding 3D-(3,5/4)-trihydroxycyclohexane-1,2-dione acylhydrolase (decyclizing) produces MRLTTGQALVRFLANQFSERDGRERRLIDGVWGIFGHGNVAGIGQALLQYPDELPYFLARNEQAMVHTAAAYAKMNDRLATYACTSSIGPGATNMVTGAALATVNRLPVLLLPGDTFATRVADPVLQQLEDPRQGDVSVNDALRPVSKYFDRIERPEQLIPAALAAMRVLTDPVETGAVTLCLPQDVQAEAFDWPEDFFRRRVWHVGRPQPEPDALTRAVALLRQAERPLIVAGGGVVYAQAWPQLREFAEATGIPVADTHAGKGAIPWDHPCAVGGLGSTGTSAANALAAEADVVLGIGTRYSDFTTASRTVFAYPQVRFVNLNVARLDAVKHAAEPLVADARAGLEALTRKLADWRTDEAYRARVRELAADWRGATDHAYHLGHGPLPAQTEILGALNELLDDRDVVINAAGSMPGDLQALWRARDPKAYHVEYAYSCMGYEIAAGVGAKLAAPDREVVVLVGDGSYLMMCQELVTAVSEGLKLTVVLVDNGGFASIGALSESLGSQRFGTRYRFRDEKSGRLDGGVLPVDLAANAASLGARVLSAGSVPEFRAALLEARAADRTTVVHVTTDHLSPGPPSSAWWDVPVAEVAELDSTRQAHASYETAKRAQRPYL; encoded by the coding sequence ATGAGACTGACCACCGGCCAGGCACTGGTGCGCTTCCTGGCGAACCAGTTCAGCGAGCGCGACGGTCGTGAGCGGCGGCTGATCGACGGCGTGTGGGGGATCTTCGGCCACGGCAACGTGGCGGGGATCGGGCAGGCGCTGCTACAGTACCCCGACGAGCTGCCGTACTTCCTCGCCCGCAACGAGCAGGCGATGGTGCACACCGCCGCCGCCTACGCCAAGATGAACGACCGGCTGGCGACCTACGCCTGCACCTCCTCCATCGGCCCCGGCGCCACCAACATGGTCACCGGTGCCGCGCTGGCCACCGTTAACCGGCTGCCGGTGCTGCTGCTGCCCGGCGACACCTTCGCCACCCGCGTCGCCGACCCCGTGCTGCAGCAGCTGGAGGATCCGCGCCAGGGCGATGTCTCGGTGAACGACGCGCTGCGGCCGGTGTCGAAGTACTTCGACCGGATCGAGCGCCCCGAGCAGCTGATCCCGGCCGCCCTGGCCGCGATGCGGGTGCTCACCGACCCGGTGGAGACCGGCGCGGTGACGCTGTGCCTGCCGCAGGACGTGCAGGCGGAGGCCTTCGACTGGCCGGAGGACTTCTTCCGCCGCCGGGTCTGGCACGTGGGCCGGCCGCAGCCCGAACCCGACGCGCTGACGCGCGCGGTGGCGCTGCTCCGGCAGGCCGAGCGGCCGCTGATCGTCGCGGGCGGCGGTGTGGTGTACGCGCAGGCGTGGCCGCAGTTGCGGGAGTTCGCCGAGGCGACGGGCATCCCGGTGGCGGACACGCACGCCGGCAAGGGCGCGATCCCGTGGGACCACCCGTGCGCGGTGGGCGGCCTCGGCTCGACCGGCACCAGCGCCGCCAACGCGCTGGCCGCCGAGGCGGACGTGGTCCTCGGCATCGGCACCCGCTACAGCGACTTCACCACCGCCAGCCGGACGGTCTTCGCCTACCCGCAGGTGCGGTTCGTCAACCTCAACGTGGCCCGGCTCGACGCCGTCAAGCACGCCGCCGAACCCCTGGTGGCCGACGCCCGGGCGGGCCTGGAGGCGCTGACCCGCAAGCTGGCGGACTGGCGCACGGACGAGGCGTACCGGGCCCGCGTGCGGGAGCTGGCCGCCGACTGGCGGGGGGCCACTGACCACGCCTACCACCTGGGCCACGGCCCGCTGCCCGCGCAGACCGAGATCCTGGGTGCGCTGAACGAACTCCTCGACGACCGGGACGTGGTGATCAACGCGGCCGGCTCGATGCCGGGCGATCTGCAGGCGCTGTGGCGGGCGCGCGATCCGAAGGCGTACCACGTGGAGTACGCGTACTCCTGCATGGGTTACGAGATCGCCGCCGGGGTCGGCGCCAAGCTGGCCGCCCCCGACCGCGAGGTGGTGGTGCTGGTCGGCGACGGCTCGTATCTGATGATGTGTCAGGAGCTGGTCACTGCCGTCTCGGAGGGGCTGAAGCTGACGGTGGTGCTGGTCGACAACGGCGGCTTCGCCTCGATCGGCGCGCTGTCGGAGTCCCTCGGCTCGCAGCGCTTCGGCACCCGCTACCGCTTCCGCGACGAGAAGTCCGGGCGGCTGGACGGCGGCGTGCTGCCGGTGGATCTGGCGGCGAACGCGGCGAGCCTGGGCGCGCGGGTGCTGAGTGCGGGCAGCGTTCCCGAGTTCCGTGCGGCGCTGTTGGAGGCCAGGGCCGCCGACCGCACGACGGTCGTGCATGTCACCACGGACCATCTCAGCCCCGGTCCGCCGAGCTCCGCCTGGTGGGACGTGCCGGTGGCGGAGGTCGCGGAGCTGGACTCCACCCGGCAGGCACACGCCTCGTACGAGACCGCCAAGCGGGCGCAGCGGCCGTATCTGTGA
- the iolC gene encoding 5-dehydro-2-deoxygluconokinase — MALDVLTMGRGGVDIYPLQSGVGLAEVTSFANYLGGSPTNVAVAAARYGRAAAVVTKTGADPFGEFVRAALTGYGVDTAHVGVSPGLPTPVTFCEIFPPDHFPLYFYRFPKAPDLDITPEELDLGAIRSARVFWMTGTGLCEEPSRAATLAALRARGRRAHTVFDLDWRPMFWTTPPRAWYEEALAHATVAVGNIDECEVATGERDPYAAARALLATGVELAVVKQGPRGVLAVHRDGTAVEQPPVPVDVVNGLGAGDAFGGALVHGLLASWELDHIIAFANAAGAHVAGQLACSDAMPTETEVAERLKAAGTW, encoded by the coding sequence ATGGCACTGGATGTGCTGACGATGGGGCGGGGCGGCGTGGACATCTACCCGCTGCAGAGCGGCGTCGGCCTGGCGGAGGTCACCTCGTTCGCCAACTACCTCGGCGGCAGCCCGACGAACGTCGCCGTGGCGGCGGCCCGCTACGGGCGCGCCGCCGCCGTCGTCACGAAGACGGGGGCGGACCCCTTCGGCGAGTTCGTCCGCGCGGCCCTCACGGGCTACGGCGTGGACACCGCCCATGTGGGCGTCTCCCCGGGGCTGCCGACGCCGGTGACGTTCTGCGAGATCTTCCCTCCGGACCACTTCCCGCTGTACTTCTACCGCTTCCCCAAGGCTCCGGATCTGGACATCACGCCCGAGGAGCTGGACCTGGGCGCGATCCGCTCGGCAAGGGTGTTCTGGATGACCGGCACCGGGCTGTGCGAGGAGCCGAGCCGAGCCGCCACTCTGGCGGCACTGCGGGCGCGCGGGCGGAGGGCGCACACGGTCTTCGACCTGGACTGGCGCCCGATGTTCTGGACCACCCCGCCCCGGGCCTGGTACGAGGAGGCCCTGGCGCACGCGACCGTCGCTGTCGGCAACATCGACGAATGCGAGGTCGCCACCGGCGAGCGGGACCCGTATGCCGCGGCCCGAGCGCTGCTGGCCACGGGCGTGGAGCTGGCCGTCGTCAAGCAGGGACCGCGCGGTGTGCTGGCCGTGCATCGGGACGGCACCGCGGTGGAGCAGCCGCCGGTGCCGGTGGATGTGGTCAACGGCCTCGGTGCCGGCGACGCGTTCGGCGGTGCGCTGGTGCACGGCCTACTGGCCAGCTGGGAACTGGACCACATCATCGCGTTCGCCAACGCGGCCGGCGCCCATGTGGCCGGACAGCTCGCCTGCTCGGACGCCATGCCCACCGAGACCGAGGTCGCGGAGCGGCTGAAGGCGGCCGGCACATGGTGA
- a CDS encoding S8 family serine peptidase: MPPSRRRGLTAAVAALVVLTATGPTASADATPPPPFPTATSAAGPAIVRTVTLITGDKVTVTANGGRHSVTSVADPQGRTGGAHVMSVGDDIYVYPDAALPFIASGALDEHLFNVTELLADGYDDARSDHLPLIVTYTDAAARSRNMKVPEGAGTTLALSSIQGAAISAKHAQAADFWSSLSGTPASSAKARTAGAAARGTLAGGVAKVWLDGKVKATLSDTTAQIGAPDVWAGGDTGQGVDVAVLDTGIDAAHPDFAGRIVATESFVPGQDVTDRQGHGTHVASTVAGTGAASGGKEKGVAPGAGLHIGKVLDNDGSGQDSWILAGMEWAARDQHAKVVSMSLGGGPTDGTDPLSQAVNRLSEETGTLFVIAAGNSGPAPYSVGAPGAADAALTVGAVNGPGKGVDQLAEFSSRGPRVGDNAIKPDLTAPGVNVLAARSQYAAEGEGAYQTMSGTSMATPHVAGAAALLAAKHPDWTGQQLKNALVSTTASTQRFSPFEAGSGRLDIAAAVKATLFASGAAFTQVHYPYTPGQTVRKDVTYTNTGSEPLTVDLSLSQDQLPEGVFTLTDSQLSVPARGTATVGVITHLDAAEDNAAYSSRLTATRADGTVLTRTPVGVNKEGRRVTLSVTAKDRHGDALPGTLVLKDVERNTAPKIYEVDASGRMSLRLPPSTYSAWMNTAVPGIDGTHTLGFAMFSAPQIDLDADRTVRFDAAKLRRAAAFTPQPTANQFMRVDQYRTNGDLFPFMDSYMPEYWLYDSLWVTPTPKVTKGSYIFATRWRQVQPPLTFSSGSQTYDDVVIQSLSRALPEGTGTYRAVWAGNGSAADFRKLKVRGQVAVVRRSDTVPAPDQAAAAATAGARQLLILNDGYGKFDPWADLPAAAPLPVASLGTDDSARLLNRIRKPGMATLKVVSHPHPRYLYDLVRHQDGAIPRDPSYRPGPGELARIDESFRDTKQGEAREFRDDISAIFNGPMLSDSTPVATQGTLTSWVTAGTGVRWVSGAGMSDLGQRGVVRSYKPRSTTGESWFSPIQRPRLLNDGISWRAPFRAGDIISTSAVPAWGDAGGHAGVVWADGDTSKISLYQGDELLGEDVNERIVTVENVSPDPLPYRIVVEGKRNLPDRPYSTRTRTEWGFTSSTTDYTVLTPLPLVQLDYAVATNLAGNAHRRTGLTVTPSHLKGAAGTGEIRTVMLEVSYDDGATWRRTTLRQSGGDWKAQLDAPSRARFASLRTTARDTKGNSVSQTVIRAFGLK; this comes from the coding sequence ATGCCTCCGTCCCGCAGACGCGGGTTGACAGCCGCCGTCGCCGCGCTGGTGGTGCTGACGGCCACCGGCCCTACCGCGTCGGCCGACGCCACTCCGCCGCCCCCGTTCCCGACGGCGACTTCCGCCGCCGGTCCTGCGATTGTGCGTACCGTCACGCTGATCACCGGTGACAAGGTCACGGTGACCGCGAACGGCGGCAGGCACTCGGTCACGTCGGTGGCCGATCCGCAGGGCAGGACCGGTGGCGCGCACGTCATGTCGGTCGGTGACGACATCTATGTGTATCCCGACGCGGCGTTGCCCTTCATCGCGTCCGGGGCGCTGGACGAGCACCTGTTCAACGTGACCGAACTGCTCGCGGACGGCTACGACGACGCGCGCAGTGACCATCTGCCGTTGATCGTCACGTACACCGACGCGGCTGCCCGCTCCCGCAACATGAAGGTCCCCGAGGGCGCCGGCACGACCCTGGCCCTGAGCAGCATCCAGGGCGCGGCGATATCGGCCAAGCACGCGCAGGCGGCGGACTTCTGGTCCTCCCTCAGCGGCACTCCGGCATCCTCCGCCAAGGCGCGGACCGCCGGTGCCGCGGCCCGTGGAACGCTGGCGGGCGGGGTCGCGAAGGTGTGGCTGGACGGGAAGGTCAAGGCCACGCTGTCCGACACCACCGCGCAAATCGGGGCCCCTGACGTCTGGGCGGGCGGGGACACCGGGCAGGGCGTGGACGTCGCGGTGCTGGACACTGGGATCGACGCCGCGCACCCGGACTTCGCCGGCCGCATCGTGGCCACGGAGAGTTTCGTGCCGGGGCAGGACGTCACCGACCGGCAGGGCCACGGGACCCATGTCGCCTCGACTGTCGCCGGTACCGGGGCTGCGTCCGGCGGCAAGGAGAAGGGCGTCGCCCCGGGCGCCGGGCTGCACATCGGCAAGGTGCTGGACAACGACGGCAGTGGTCAGGACTCCTGGATCCTGGCGGGCATGGAGTGGGCCGCCCGGGACCAGCACGCCAAGGTCGTCAGTATGAGCCTGGGCGGCGGGCCCACCGACGGCACCGACCCGCTCAGCCAGGCGGTGAACCGGCTCAGCGAGGAGACCGGAACGCTGTTCGTCATCGCGGCCGGCAATTCCGGCCCCGCGCCGTACAGTGTGGGCGCCCCGGGAGCGGCGGACGCCGCGCTGACGGTCGGCGCGGTGAACGGCCCGGGGAAGGGCGTGGATCAGCTGGCGGAGTTCTCCAGCCGTGGCCCCCGCGTGGGCGACAATGCCATCAAGCCCGATCTGACAGCCCCGGGTGTGAACGTGCTGGCGGCCCGCTCGCAGTACGCGGCGGAGGGGGAGGGTGCCTATCAGACGATGAGCGGTACGTCGATGGCGACACCGCACGTCGCGGGCGCGGCGGCCCTGCTGGCCGCCAAGCACCCGGACTGGACGGGGCAGCAGCTCAAGAACGCCCTGGTCAGCACCACCGCGAGCACCCAGCGGTTCAGCCCCTTCGAGGCCGGCAGCGGCCGGCTCGACATCGCCGCCGCTGTGAAGGCCACGCTGTTCGCCTCCGGGGCCGCGTTCACCCAGGTCCACTACCCGTACACGCCGGGCCAGACCGTCCGCAAGGACGTCACCTACACCAACACCGGGTCCGAGCCGCTCACCGTGGACCTGTCCCTGAGCCAGGACCAGCTGCCCGAAGGTGTGTTCACCCTCACCGACTCGCAGCTGAGCGTGCCCGCGCGCGGCACCGCCACCGTCGGCGTGATCACCCACCTCGACGCGGCGGAGGACAATGCCGCCTACTCCAGTCGGCTCACTGCCACCCGTGCCGACGGCACGGTCCTCACCCGCACGCCGGTCGGCGTGAACAAGGAGGGGCGACGGGTCACGCTGTCAGTCACGGCGAAGGACCGCCACGGGGACGCCCTGCCCGGCACCCTCGTTCTGAAGGACGTCGAGCGCAACACCGCGCCCAAGATTTACGAGGTCGATGCCTCGGGCCGCATGAGCCTGCGCCTGCCCCCGAGCACCTACTCGGCGTGGATGAACACCGCCGTTCCCGGGATCGACGGCACCCACACGCTGGGCTTCGCCATGTTCTCCGCGCCGCAGATCGACCTCGACGCCGACCGCACCGTCCGCTTCGACGCCGCGAAGCTGCGCAGGGCGGCCGCCTTCACCCCGCAGCCGACCGCTAACCAGTTCATGAGGGTCGACCAGTACCGGACGAACGGCGACCTGTTTCCGTTCATGGACAGCTACATGCCCGAGTACTGGTTGTACGACAGCCTCTGGGTGACCCCGACGCCGAAGGTGACGAAGGGCTCGTACATCTTCGCGACCCGCTGGCGGCAGGTCCAGCCGCCGCTGACGTTCTCCTCCGGCTCGCAGACCTACGACGACGTCGTCATCCAGAGCCTGTCCCGCGCGCTGCCCGAGGGCACCGGCACCTACCGGGCCGTCTGGGCCGGCAACGGATCGGCCGCGGACTTCCGCAAGCTGAAGGTGCGCGGCCAAGTGGCGGTCGTCCGCCGCAGTGACACCGTGCCCGCCCCGGACCAGGCCGCGGCCGCGGCAACGGCCGGCGCCAGGCAGCTGCTGATCCTGAACGACGGCTACGGAAAGTTTGACCCCTGGGCCGACCTGCCCGCCGCCGCCCCGCTGCCGGTGGCCTCGCTCGGCACCGACGACAGCGCACGGCTGCTCAACCGGATCCGCAAGCCCGGAATGGCAACGCTGAAGGTGGTCTCTCACCCGCATCCGCGCTACCTGTACGACCTGGTCCGCCACCAGGACGGGGCGATCCCCCGCGACCCGTCCTACCGGCCCGGCCCCGGCGAACTGGCCCGGATCGACGAGTCGTTCCGCGATACCAAGCAGGGCGAGGCCCGCGAGTTCCGCGATGACATATCCGCCATCTTCAACGGCCCCATGCTCAGTGACTCCACGCCGGTTGCGACCCAGGGCACGCTGACGTCGTGGGTCACGGCGGGCACCGGCGTCCGCTGGGTCTCCGGCGCGGGCATGAGCGACCTCGGCCAAAGAGGCGTGGTGCGCTCGTACAAGCCGCGCAGCACCACCGGCGAGAGCTGGTTCTCACCCATCCAGCGCCCGCGACTGCTCAACGACGGCATCAGCTGGCGGGCCCCCTTCCGGGCCGGCGACATCATCAGCACTTCCGCCGTACCGGCCTGGGGCGACGCCGGCGGCCACGCCGGCGTTGTCTGGGCCGACGGCGACACCTCGAAGATCTCGCTGTACCAGGGCGACGAACTGCTCGGCGAGGACGTCAACGAGCGGATCGTCACCGTCGAGAACGTGTCACCGGACCCGCTGCCCTACCGGATCGTGGTGGAGGGCAAGCGGAACCTGCCGGACAGGCCGTATTCGACCCGTACCCGCACCGAGTGGGGGTTCACCTCCAGCACCACGGACTACACGGTTCTCACGCCTCTGCCGCTGGTGCAGCTCGACTATGCGGTGGCCACCAACCTGGCCGGCAATGCGCATCGGCGGACCGGGCTGACAGTCACCCCGTCGCACCTGAAGGGAGCGGCGGGCACGGGCGAGATTCGCACGGTGATGCTGGAAGTGTCGTACGACGACGGTGCCACGTGGCGCCGGACGACGCTGCGGCAGTCGGGCGGCGACTGGAAGGCGCAGCTCGACGCGCCGTCCCGGGCCCGCTTCGCGAGCCTGCGCACGACGGCGCGGGACACGAAGGGGAACAGTGTGAGCCAGACCGTAATCCGCGCCTTCGGCCTGAAGTAG
- a CDS encoding Cgl0159 family (beta/alpha)8-fold protein — protein MVKGRIRELTSLRVRDPEAVATAAAARRRAKSPLGDTGRAMVIAADHPARGATAVGGDALAMADRAELLRRLCVALERPGVTGVLGTADILEDLLLLGVLDDKCVFGSMNRGGLAGSVFEIDDRFTGYDAHTIAELRFDGGKMLTRVALDDPATAGVLQNSARAVDELAERRLLAMVEPFLSHWEDGRVRNDLSPDAVVRSVAIASGLGRRSAYTWLKLPVVDDMERVLAATTLPVLLLGGDPGDADGERVARAKWWRALRLPGVQGLVVGRSLLYPADGDVAGAVDRAVGLL, from the coding sequence ATGGTGAAGGGGCGGATCCGGGAGCTGACCTCGCTGCGGGTGCGGGATCCGGAGGCGGTGGCCACGGCGGCCGCGGCCCGGAGGCGGGCCAAGTCCCCGCTGGGAGACACCGGGCGGGCAATGGTCATCGCCGCCGACCATCCGGCCCGCGGGGCGACGGCGGTGGGCGGCGACGCGCTGGCCATGGCGGACCGTGCCGAGCTGCTGCGGCGGCTGTGCGTCGCACTGGAGCGGCCCGGGGTGACGGGGGTGCTGGGCACCGCCGACATCCTGGAGGACCTGCTGCTGCTCGGGGTACTGGACGACAAGTGCGTGTTCGGGTCGATGAACCGGGGCGGACTGGCCGGCTCGGTCTTCGAGATCGACGACCGGTTCACCGGCTACGACGCGCATACCATCGCCGAACTCCGCTTCGACGGCGGCAAGATGCTCACTCGCGTCGCCCTCGACGATCCGGCCACCGCCGGCGTGCTGCAGAACTCGGCCCGGGCAGTCGACGAGCTGGCCGAGCGGCGGCTGCTGGCCATGGTGGAGCCGTTCCTGTCCCACTGGGAGGACGGCCGGGTGCGCAACGACCTGTCGCCCGACGCGGTCGTCCGCTCGGTGGCCATTGCTTCCGGTCTCGGCCGGCGCAGCGCCTACACATGGCTGAAGCTGCCGGTGGTCGACGACATGGAGCGGGTACTGGCTGCGACCACCCTGCCGGTGCTGCTGCTCGGCGGCGATCCGGGCGACGCAGATGGGGAGCGGGTGGCGCGAGCCAAGTGGTGGCGGGCGCTGCGGCTGCCCGGGGTGCAGGGGTTGGTGGTGGGCCGTTCGCTGCTCTATCCGGCGGACGGCGATGTGGCGGGAGCGGTGGACAGGGCGGTGGGGCTGCTGTGA
- the iolB gene encoding 5-deoxy-glucuronate isomerase → MSTKYLQADTAASGPYRTVITPKSAGWGYSGLRILQLAPGQEHVFGTGDAEHLVLPLSGGCTVTVDGASYELKGRDGVFGAPTDFLYLPRDGEARVTSRNGGRFALPSARCERRLPVRYGPAEEVPVELRGAGSCSRQVHNYCLPQTFDADRLLVCEVLTPGGNWSSYPPHKHDEARPGEEGELEEIYYFEVADGGMAYQRVYGSPERPVDVLQEVRSGDTVLIPHGWHGPSMAVPGYDLFYLNVMAGPGPERAWLICDDPAHGWIRTTWEDQPTDPRLPFGGTTR, encoded by the coding sequence GTGAGCACGAAATATCTGCAAGCGGATACCGCGGCCTCCGGGCCGTACCGAACGGTGATCACGCCGAAGTCGGCGGGGTGGGGCTACTCGGGCCTGCGGATCCTTCAACTGGCGCCGGGCCAGGAGCACGTCTTCGGCACCGGTGACGCGGAGCATCTGGTGCTGCCCCTGTCCGGCGGCTGCACGGTTACCGTCGACGGCGCGTCGTACGAACTGAAGGGGCGCGACGGCGTGTTCGGCGCTCCCACCGACTTCCTCTACCTGCCCCGGGACGGCGAGGCCCGCGTGACCAGCCGCAACGGCGGCCGCTTCGCGCTACCCTCCGCCCGCTGCGAGCGGCGCCTCCCGGTGCGTTACGGCCCGGCGGAGGAGGTGCCCGTGGAACTGCGCGGGGCCGGCAGCTGCAGCAGGCAGGTCCACAACTACTGCCTGCCGCAGACCTTCGACGCCGACCGGTTGCTGGTGTGCGAGGTGCTGACGCCGGGCGGCAACTGGTCGTCGTACCCACCGCACAAGCACGACGAGGCGCGGCCGGGCGAGGAGGGCGAGCTCGAGGAGATCTACTACTTCGAGGTGGCGGACGGGGGCATGGCCTATCAGCGGGTGTACGGCTCCCCCGAGCGGCCCGTCGACGTGCTCCAGGAGGTGCGCAGCGGCGACACGGTGCTGATTCCGCACGGCTGGCACGGGCCGTCCATGGCTGTGCCCGGCTACGACCTGTTCTACCTCAACGTGATGGCGGGGCCCGGCCCCGAACGCGCCTGGCTGATCTGCGACGACCCGGCGCACGGCTGGATCCGTACCACCTGGGAGGACCAGCCCACCGATCCGCGGCTGCCGTTCGGAGGGACGACGAGATGA
- a CDS encoding LuxR family transcriptional regulator: MMENDAPLELVGLDTEAEAVYRHLLVRSGGTVDEIVAAFGVSFEHALALLERLHHSGLVSRRSSGAFLTVDPRHALRTLVESRERQLAAVRDAAGPLGAIFDDARRSSTAEPATRTISGPEAVGDCYYRLKQAARSEICAMDRPPFLLAPNGPLDEAAVRRGVRVRVVYAAASFDAESGWQALGSLVSRGEEARVVPALPIKLAMADRSAAMVSLSLSADSNECLYTEAPPLLKALTELFEHYWTTAPSLSGGPDSESLPSPGPSTQGDQTRKPTDEERNLLALFAAGVKDDAIARQFGVSTRTLRRRIQDLYAELGTTNRFGAGVAAARRNWV; this comes from the coding sequence ATGATGGAAAACGACGCACCCTTGGAGTTGGTTGGACTCGATACAGAGGCGGAGGCTGTCTATCGCCATCTTCTGGTGCGCAGTGGCGGGACCGTCGACGAGATAGTGGCGGCATTCGGAGTGAGCTTCGAGCACGCATTGGCGTTGCTCGAACGTCTGCACCACTCCGGGTTGGTCAGCCGTAGGTCCTCGGGGGCGTTCCTCACGGTGGATCCCCGTCACGCGCTGCGGACACTGGTGGAATCACGCGAGCGTCAGCTGGCTGCCGTGCGGGACGCTGCGGGGCCGTTGGGTGCGATCTTCGACGACGCCAGGCGGTCCAGTACGGCCGAACCCGCCACCAGGACCATCAGCGGTCCGGAGGCGGTCGGCGACTGCTACTACCGCTTGAAGCAAGCTGCCCGATCCGAGATCTGCGCCATGGACCGCCCTCCGTTCCTGCTGGCTCCGAATGGACCACTCGACGAGGCAGCGGTCCGGCGCGGGGTGCGAGTGCGTGTCGTCTACGCGGCTGCCAGCTTCGATGCTGAAAGCGGCTGGCAGGCGCTGGGCAGCCTCGTGTCGCGTGGGGAAGAAGCCAGGGTCGTGCCGGCGCTGCCTATCAAATTGGCGATGGCTGACCGGTCGGCCGCGATGGTCTCGCTGAGCTTGTCAGCCGACAGCAACGAGTGTCTCTACACCGAAGCACCCCCCTTGCTGAAAGCACTGACCGAACTCTTCGAGCATTACTGGACCACCGCGCCCTCACTGAGTGGGGGCCCCGACTCCGAGTCGTTGCCGTCACCAGGGCCGTCCACCCAAGGCGACCAGACCCGGAAGCCCACTGACGAAGAACGGAACCTGCTTGCGCTCTTTGCCGCTGGGGTCAAGGACGACGCCATTGCCCGCCAATTCGGGGTTTCGACACGGACGCTGCGGCGGCGGATCCAAGACCTTTACGCAGAGCTAGGGACCACCAACCGGTTCGGCGCCGGTGTAGCAGCAGCTCGACGCAACTGGGTTTGA
- a CDS encoding LacI family DNA-binding transcriptional regulator — MVDVAARAGVSRALVSLVFRNRPGASEQTRQRVLRAADELGYQPDSAARLLARGRSRTIGVLLTLHHPFHADLVEAIYPEAERLEYDVLLSARAPGRDERTAAEALLSHRCEALILLGPESDAAFLGELARRSSALVVVGADVPGSAADSVRTAEGKGVRQVIDHFVTLGHRRIAHIDGGRGAGSAERRRAYRAAMRRHGLADEIRVIPGGHTEEAGIAAGRLLAMEDARPTAVLAANDRCAVGLLHSLAGAGLEVPGDISVAGFDDSYLSHLSHIDLTTVRQDAAAQAAQAVSFAVERLENAASPPPRELVLEPRLMVRGTTGPPPGA, encoded by the coding sequence ATGGTGGATGTGGCCGCCCGGGCGGGTGTCTCGCGCGCCCTGGTCTCCCTGGTCTTCCGTAACCGGCCGGGCGCCAGCGAGCAGACCCGGCAGCGCGTCCTGCGGGCAGCCGACGAGCTGGGCTACCAGCCGGACAGCGCCGCCCGGCTGCTGGCCCGCGGCCGCAGTCGCACCATCGGCGTGCTGCTGACCCTGCACCATCCCTTCCACGCCGACCTGGTCGAGGCGATCTACCCGGAGGCGGAGCGCCTGGAGTACGACGTGCTGCTGTCGGCCCGCGCCCCGGGGCGCGACGAGCGCACGGCCGCCGAGGCGCTGCTCAGCCACCGCTGCGAGGCGCTGATCCTGCTCGGGCCCGAATCGGACGCCGCCTTCCTCGGCGAACTGGCGCGGCGCAGCTCCGCCCTGGTCGTGGTGGGCGCGGACGTGCCGGGCAGCGCCGCGGACAGCGTCCGTACGGCGGAGGGCAAGGGCGTACGCCAAGTCATCGACCACTTCGTCACCCTCGGACACCGCCGTATCGCCCATATCGATGGCGGCCGGGGCGCCGGCTCCGCGGAGCGCCGCCGCGCCTATCGTGCCGCGATGCGTCGTCACGGCCTGGCCGACGAGATCCGGGTCATTCCCGGCGGACATACCGAGGAGGCGGGCATCGCCGCCGGGCGACTGCTGGCCATGGAGGACGCCCGACCCACCGCGGTTCTCGCGGCCAACGACCGCTGCGCCGTCGGCCTGCTGCACAGCCTCGCAGGCGCGGGGCTGGAGGTGCCGGGGGACATCTCGGTCGCGGGTTTCGACGACAGTTACCTCTCCCATCTGTCGCACATCGACCTGACCACGGTCCGCCAGGACGCCGCGGCTCAGGCCGCGCAGGCGGTCAGCTTCGCGGTGGAGCGGCTGGAGAACGCGGCGTCGCCGCCGCCGCGCGAACTGGTGCTGGAACCGCGGCTGATGGTGCGCGGGACGACGGGGCCGCCGCCGGGGGCGTGA